GCCACCGCGTCGGGGTCCACAGCCGGGCAGGCGGCCTTCACCGGGAACCAGATGCGCACGTCCATCTCGTCGGTCGGCACGAGCAGAGGTTCGCCCCGCGCGTGGAACTCCCGCTGCAGGAGGGAACTCAGGCGCTCCAGGATGCCCATGGCGTCGACGGGTCCGGCCCCGCGGTTGACCCACCCCTCCACGGCGAGGTGCGTCCCTGCCATTCGGTAGCCGAGGGCGGCCTCGGCCTGTTCGACGTTGGGCGACGCAGCGTGCAACAGCTGACCGACCCAGTGCTGGCGCAGCGCGCCTCTGCTGCTCACCCAGCGCTCGCGTTCGTCCTCGTAGGCGCGGGCCACCTGTTCGGACACCCGGTCGACGTACGCCGCGATTATGCCGACCAGCGAGATGACCGTGCTCGCGGTGTTCGCGCCCGGCAGTTGCATCGCCTTGTCCAGAACGAGGTCGAGGGAGCGCGCCTGGCCCAGGCGGTAGGCGCGCAGCAGTGCCGACATCGGGACGTCGCGCTGTGCGAGCCGGCGGGCGTACGAGACGGCAGAGGACGGCGCGTCCACCGTTCGCGGGTCGATGCCATTGCTCATGACGTGCAGGGAGGTGACGACATTCTCCGTAACACTCGCTTCGAGCAGGCTGTGCAGCCGCTCGTCGTGGTCGAGGACCGCGATCTCCCGCTCGATGATGGCGATGAGCGTCGCGATGAGTTCATCGCGCTGGGACAGTACGGCGAGCGCCACCCGCGCGACCGGGTCCGAGGGCGTGCTCACGTCGGCGCTCCTTCCTGCCCGGCGCTCACCGGGTGAGAAAACGCAAGGCGGACTGAGCGGCGTTGAAGCCACCCATCCCGTGGGTTCCGGGGCCGGGTGGGGTGGCCGCCGAACACAGGAAGACACCGGGAATGCCAGTGCTGTACGGGTCGAGCGCCACGCGGGGCCGCAGCGCCACCTGCAGGGCCGTGTTGGCACCGGTCAGGATGTCGCCCCCGACGTAGTTCGCATTGTAGAGCGGCAGTTCGGCGGTCGAGCGGACGAAGCAGCCGACGATACGCTCGCGAAATCCCGGGGCGAACTGCTCAATCCGGTCCAGTACGGCCTGCGTTGCGTCGCCGGTGTAGCCGCGCGGCACATGCGCGTACGCATAGATGGGGTGGACGTCTCCGGCCGAGCGGCCGGGGTCGGCGAGGTACTGCTGGGAGAGCAGCACGAACGGGCGCCGCGGCATGCGGCCCAGGCCGACCTCCCGCTCGGCGTGGACGACCTCTTCCAGGGTGCCGCCCAGGTGCACGGTGCCGGCCCGGCGGCACTCCTCGTTGCTCCACGGCACCCCGCCCTCGACGGCGAGGTCGACCTTGAACGCCCCCGGGCCGTGGCGCCACTTCCGGTAGGCGCGCCCCACTCGGGAAGGCATGCGAGCCCCGCAGATGTCGGCGGCGGCGCCCGGAGCGACGTCGAGCACAACCGCACTCGCCGGGGGCAGCTCTTCGAGGGAACGCACCCGCACCCCGGTCTGGATGGTGCCGCCGTGCTCCTTGAGCAGTGCGGCCAGTGCCCGGGCGAGGTTGCGGGAGCCCCCACGCACCACGGGCCAGCCGTACCGGTGCCCGGCAGCGGTGAGCATCAGTCCCACAGCAGCGCTGGTGGGGCGGGTCAGCGGGTGAAAGGCGTGCGCCGCCACCCCGGCGAACAGGGCACGCGCCGCCTCGCCCCGCCAGCGGCGGGCGATGGCGGTAGCGGGCAACAGCGCCCGCAGGCCGAACCGTAGGAGGTGAGCCGGGTGCGCGGGCACATGCGCGATCGGCCTGAAGAGGTCCTCGGCCAGCGCGTCGAACCCCGACGCCAAGGGGCCGAACAGGCCGCGCCAGGCCGGGCCGTCCGCGCCGAGCGAGCCGGCGGTCTCCTCGATCGAGCGGACCATCACCCCCGCACGCCCCGAGGCCAGCGGATGGGCGAGATCCACCTCGGGCCACAGCCACTGAAGGCCGTATCGCTCCAGGCCGAGAGACTGCAGATACGGGGAGGCGACAGCCATCGGGTGCACGGCGGAACAGTGGTCGTGCAGCACGCCGGGCACGGTCAGCTCGCTGGTCCTGGCCCCGCCGCCGATCTCCTCGGCGGCCTCCACAACGGTGACCGCCACCCCCTGCCGGGCGAGGGCCACGGCGGCGGCCAGCCCGTTCGGGCCGGCCCCCACCACGATCGCGTCACTCATGGGCGGTCACCGCCTGCGCGGCCACTGGCCGCGCACTGCCATCGACGGCGCGGACGGGTATCGAGGCATCGTCGTCGGCAAGCCACGGCTGCCGGGTGACCATGTCCCTGACGTCCACATAGCCCTCCTCGATCCGGCCGGTTGCCGCATCCACGATGCGGTAATGCTGACGCTGCCTGTGCAGGGGCTGGGATTCAACCATGATGACGCGCAGCTCGCCCTCCTCGAAACCGCAGCGCTCCTGTACAGCGTCCAGGAGTTGCTCGTTGTGGAGGTGGCCTTCACCGAAATTCCAGCCCAGCACGCCGCCCGCCACATACTCACCATCGCGCAGGTCGTAGGCCTCCGTGTCGTCCAGGGCGCGGGAAAGCAGGCCGTTGAGCGCCCGGCCGTGTGTGTGCATCGAACGCCAGGCCATGCCCTTGTGCAGCATCAGCTCGGCGAGGTCCGCTCCGTAGAGTGCGACAAGCTGGTCCTTGGCCATACCGGCGGCCTTGGTGATGTGCGCGTTGAGCTTCTCCTCCGTCCCCCTGCGAAAGCACCACGTGCTGGTGGCCCAGTTCCCGGCGTAGTAGCGCATCGCGGGCAGGAACGACACGAGGTGCGGCTTGGCGTTCCCCAGCACCGGCACGGCGACGAGGCACACCAGCAGCAACGCGGCCAGGAGCGGAGAGTCCAGCGAGGACACCCCGATCTGCGCATAGTGCCCGAAGAGGAAAAGCGCCGAGAAGATGAAGAAGACGTTCCACTCCAGCGGCACCCCCATGGGAAAGGTCGACATGATGTGGAGGTGGAAGACGACCATGAGAGTCAGCGCGGCGGTCGTGGTGACGCCGCCGTCGGAGAGCAGAAGCACCAGGGGCACCACATACTCGATGACGGTGCCCGTGTGGGCGGCGAAACCGGATACTTTGGACGGACGCAGGTCGTCCGGGTAATCCCGGTAGAGCTTGCGCTTGACCCACTTGACGCGCTGCAGCGGGCTGTTGCTGATCATGATCGCCACGACGAACGGGAAATGTCGGTTGAGCTTGGACGTCGCAGCGCCCCACCACAGCGCCACCATGACGAGCTTGAGCCCGATGATCATGTCGGTGAACGGGAAGCAGAACACGAGCAGCGTCAGCCCGTACTGCTCGCCGCGGGCGGCCAGAAATACGGTCTTGTCGCGCAGGCCGAGCAGCGCGAGGGAGAGAGCCAGCGGAACCAGCCGGACCGGCTCGATCAGGCCGACGGCGTTCTCGCGGGGCACCGGCCCGGAGGTTGCCGGGGAGAGCAGCAGCCACACCGCCGAGGTGATGACAGTCGCGTACAGCGCCACATCGAACACCGTGCGGCGCGTACCCCGGGTCAAGGGGACCTGGCGCGGCCACGGAGGCAGTCGGACGGTTCCGGGCCGCAGCCAGTGCAGAAAGGCACTGACCGGCGGCACGAAGCGCAGCGTCAGGGGCCCCGATCCACACCCGAAGCCGAGCACCTCGAACAACAGCGTCCAGACCACGATCTTCTGGTAGACGATCGGCTCGGTCCACCAGGATGCGACATCACCGATCGGCCCGAGCCCTGGCGTCGCGGCGGTGACGGCGAGACCGCCGAGCACATAGCCCACGATCTTGAGGAGGTAGAGGACGTAGACCGCCCCCGGTGTGCCGAAGCCGTTCTCGGCCCAGTGCTGGGCAAGTGGACGAATGCGCTGCAGATACGGCCGCGACCGCCATTCCTTCAGATCGAAGTCGGCCAGATTCGGCGTGACGAAGCCCATGACGAACCTTCATTTCTCGCCCGGGGGCGAAGCGGAGGAGGAAGCGGCTCAGACGGCCGGGAACGCGTGGGAGACGAGCTCCGCCCGCAGAGCCGGCTTGTCCGTCTTGCCGAGGGGGTTCTTGGGGAGGGTCTCCACCGCGATGACCCGCTCGGGGATCTTGAACCGCGAAAGTGAACCGCGGCAGTGCTCAAGAAGGCTCTCGGTCGTGACGTTCGCTCCGGGACGCAACACGACGAAGGCCACCGGTACTTCGCCGAACACCTCGTGCGACTGCCCTACGACAGCCGCCTCGAACACCCCCGGGTGGCAGTAGAGGTGCGACTCGATCTCCTTGGGGTAGATGTTCTCCCCACCGCGGATGATCAGGTCTTTGATACGGTCCACCAGCACCAGGTAGCCGTCCTCGTCGAACCGTCCGACATCACCGGTGCGGAGCCAGCCGTCAACGACCGTGCGAGCGGTCTCCTCGGGCCGGTTGAGGTATCCACGCATCACATTCGGGCCGCGAACAACGACTTCACCGGTAAGACCCTGTGGCAGCGGTCGGCCCGAGGGATCCATGACGGCAACCTCCTGGCCCGGCAGGGCAACGCCCACGGTGCCGGGCTTGCGGAGGCCCTCGAGGGGATTCGCTGTCGAAGCGCACGTGCCTTCCGAGAGGCCGTAGCCCTCCACGATCGGGATCCCGTAACGGCCCTCGAAGCGTTTGATCAGATCGGCCTGCATCGGCGCGGCCCCGCATGCCGCGAACCTGACCGAGGAGGTGTCGGGCCGCTCCGATTCCGGAAGTTCCATCAGCATCGCGTAGATCGCGGGGACGGCCGAGAAACGGGTCGGCCGTACCGCCTCGACGATCCGGAAGAACTTCTCGGCCTTGAAACGTCCGGCGATGGTGACTCTGCCCCCCGCGAGCAGCGACGACAGCACGCTGACAACGATGCCGTTGACGTGGAAGAGGGGGAGGATCAGCAAACTGTGGTCGTCCTGGTCCACCCGCGACGCCTCGACCATCATCGTGGACATCGCCTCGAGGTTCGCGTGGGAGAGCATGACGCCCTTGGGCCTTCCGGTCGTGCCGCTCGTGTAGATAAGCAGCGCGAGTGCATCGGTGGCAGCGGGCGGTATCGCACCCGGTCCGCCCCCGGACTCTCCCGCGCCGGTGCTGGAGCCCGCGGCATCAGCAGTCGCGCGGAGATCGGCCACGTCGACCCTGGGCACAGTGACGACCGGCCCGCCGTCCTGGCCGATGAGGACTTTCGCGGCCGAGTCGGCCAACTGGTATTCGGCCTCATTGGCCGTCAGTGCCGGATTCACCGGAGTCACCGCCGCGCCCAGCCGCCAGGCCGCGAAGAGCGCGACCACGAATTCGACGCGATTGGCCAGCATCACCGCCACCACATCGCCGCTCCCGATCCCGCGTCGCCTCAAAATCGCGGCGGCCGCCCGCACCTCGGCCAGGAATTCCGCATTGTCCAGGTCCACCACATCGTCGGCCAGGCAGGGCGCATTCGGGCTGTGCGCTGCCCGCACATCGGGCAGTTCCGCAAAGTGCATCTCAGGTCCTCACCGTCGTCCTCCGCGTGTGAAGACAGACAGTACGAACGTGCAGCGTCGCAGGCCCATGGGCGCGGGAGACGACTCCTCCGACGCCGATTGTGCGCCCTGCACAGGCCACGCGGTACGCTCGACCACGCCGGACCGGCGCTGTCCTTGCGGCTCCGGCGAAGTGGCGGTTGTGCCCGGATGAGTACGCCTGGTCGCCTCGAGGTGCTGGCGGTCCGGTGGAGTCAGTCGAATCGTGTGCATGGGCCAGACCCTCCGCAGGTCGCACTCCGCTCACACCTACTGTGCCCGCTCTGTGCCGAACGGCGCCGACGTGCGGTACCGAACGTTGCTACCCGGGCGAAGACACGAGCCTGCTCCTCCCGCGGCACCTGGCAGCTCGACCCGAGCCTGTCGGCAGGCGGAACTCGGCGGCGCCGACCCTCAAGCACATGACGTTTCCTCCCCCTACGCCTCAGGCCGGTGCCTCCGCGGCCACCCTCAGGTCCGAGGTGACGGCACTTCACCACCGTCCCGCTACAAACCGATTGATGTCGTGGCAGCGGTGTCCCGCAGTGCTTCTCGCGCGGTGCTCACGAACACCAGGACGGCCTGCCAGAAAGGGGCGTAGGACTCGTTGAAGCGCCGGCCTGCGTCGGCGTCGCCGCTGATCATGGCCTCAAGGGCCCGATAGTTGTCGGATGTCGCGCGCCGCAGCCGCTCCGCCGCGGCCGCTACCTCTTGCGGCCCCTCCAGATCCACCACCCATACCCGGTGACGCAGCATCGCGTACGCATCACGCAAGCTGATGCGCAGATCCTTGAGAGTGCTCAGCCGGTTGTCCGCATCGGGATCGTCCTGGGTGTCGGTGACCTTCCAGTACAGGTCCCCCATGCGCTGCGCCTGTTCGATGACGTCCACGTAAGCAATACGGCGCGCGGCACGGATACGGTCCGTCAGTTGACTGGCCGCAGCGGTCTCGGCCTGTATTCGAGCGGCCCTCGCAGTTCCCCGGCTGGTCACCCAGCTGGCCACGACGGCAGTGCCTGCGGTGAGCGCTCCGACCCACAGTGTGTTGTCAGCCACGCCCTTATTGTGCGTGGACGGTCAAGTCTTTCCGGCACCCCGTCGAGCGGGTCGAGTCCAGTGGGTGGTGCGGCGGCTGGGCGTTGTGTGTGCCCCGGGCAGGTCAGGCTGCCCGGGGCACACGGTTCATGAGGGGGTGGGTCGTCCGGTGCCGGCGGGTGGACGGCCCTGGCCGGCTGGGTCAGTGGCGGTGGCCGCGGCCCCAGGACTCGGTGTCGATGACGTGGCCGCGGGCGTCGCGCAGGGTTGCGGTGTCGGAGCGGTTGCCCCACACGTAGTCGCGGCGGCCCTGGTAGAGGTCGGTGCGGGTGTCGCGGCCGAAGCCGGTGTGGATGCGGACGGTGGCGCGGCCGGCGAGGCGGACGTCGTCGAAGCGGTAGCGGTTGCCGTCCGAGTCGCGCAGGGTCCAGCCGTCCAGGTCCACGCCGCGGCGGGTGTTGTTGGTGATCTCGACCCATTCGGCGTTGAGGGACCGGTTGGTGCCGTTGTCGCGTCCGGGGCTGTCGGCCTGTACGTCGCTGATCTCGACCCGGGACTGCTGCTGGTGGTGGTCGCGGTCGTGGGCCGAGGCGGGGAGGGCGACGGCGGAGAGGACGGCGCCGGCTGCGAGGGCGGTGGCGGCGATACGGCGGGCGGTGCGGGATGCGGACATGGGTGACGTCTCCTCAAGGACGGTGCTCCACCGGCCGATAAGAGCTGGTGGTGCGGTGTGGGTTCCCGGTCCGTGCTGGGCCGAGGACCCACACTCTGGGGCGCTGCCGGGGCCGGCGGCAGCCCAATCGGTGTGCGTTACCGTTTACGGACATTTCCGTAACAGGCGTCTGTATCGGTCACGCATGTGCGGCGAGCGTGGCCCTGACATTCACTGACTGCTACACCGATCCGTTCAATGATCAACAGCAAGCCCTTGCGTGCTCCGGCGCACCACCGGTCGCGCCGCCCGGCGCATCATCCGGACGGCGGACAGGATTTCGGTAACGGCCCTTCTGCACGTTTCTTCGCACACGCGACGCAGTGCCGTACAGGCGGCCGGGCGGAGAAGGGGCCTCGCCAGGACCGGGGACGCACGACGGGACCTGCGCCGGCCCACCCGCCACCGCCGCGGCCGTCAACCTCCGCACGCAGCCGGCGGACACGGCGTTCACCCGTCCAGGTGGTACGCCCCCGCTGAACTCCGCGCGATCGATGACGGCACCCCGGGCACGGAACCCGATACCCGGGGCCAAGCGGGCGTTGGCCAGGGACAGCGTGCTGCCCGCGATCCCGGCGGACCGCCGAGAAACCTTCGCAGGCGACCACTTCAGCAGTGATCCTTCGGCCTACCTGACGTCTCATTTCATGGCGCTGAGGAATCTCCATGCGGAGGCCGCTCAGCGAGGACTGTTCGTGGTCTTGTGGTGGGACTGAGCCTCGGATAGCGACATCTCGGTGTTCGGAGAAACCGGAGCCCGCCTGAACTGGGCACTCATCATGCTGACGACCAGGCGATTTACCCGCAAGCAGGTCAGCTGGTCGAAGAAGCCTCCTACCAACAAGTGAGGCCGAGGCACCGCCAGTTCAGACACGACGGTCGATCGCCTTGGCTGTCTCCGCGATGTTACCGATCAACGCGGTGGCCCCCAGCTTCGCCGGGACCACTGCCACATCCGGAGCCCCGGTTCCGCCCGCTGGCACCGAGGCCTTGCAAAGACCCACTACCCAGCCAGGACTTCGTTACGGAGCTTGGCCCATTGCAGGGAATGACCGATGCCTTCAGCGATTGAGTATTGCGGTTGCCAGTCCAGGAACTGGCTCGCACGGTCGCTGCGGGTATAAGCGCCCACAACGTCACCGGGACGGGGCTCGGCATCGACGAACAGGATCGGACTTTCAGTAACACTGTTGAAGGCGTCCAGCAGTTCGCGCACCGTGGTGCCCGTTCCGGTGCCCAGATTGATCACGGTCGAGGTGCTCTGACCACTGAGGACGGCGTCAAAGCGAGTCAGTGCCGACACGTGAGCACCCGCCAGGTCCCAGACGTGGATGTAGTCGCGGATGCCCGATCCGTCGCGAGTGGGGTAGTCGGTCCCGGTGATCGAGAACGGTACGTCCTCTTCCTGGGCAAGGATCATTTTACCCAGGGCGTGGCTGGGGCGCCGCAACTGGAGGCCGGTGCGCATCTTGGGGTCGGCACCGATCGGGTTGAAGTAGCGCAGGGACAGTACGCGGATTGGCTGCGTGGCCGCGATGTCGGCGAACATCGCCTCGCACACCGCTTTAGTGCGAGCGTACGGACTCTGCGGGTCGATGGCCGAGTCCTCGTCCACCGTCAGATCGTCATTCGCCCGGTAGATGGACGCGGAGGAACTGAAGACCATGCGCTCACAGCGGTTGCGCAGCAGATGAGCCACGAACTCCAGGCTCTTGGTGACATTGGCCTGGTAGTAGCCCACCGGATCGTCAACTGAGTCGGGGACCACGATCAGCGCAGCGCAGTGGACGACCGCGGCGATGTCCGGGTGTTCCGTGAAGATGCGGTCAATCAACAGGCCATCCGCAATGTCGCCCTCGTAGAACTCGCGTCCTGCCGCGAACTCACGTCGCCCGGTGACCAGGCTGTCCAGGATGACCGGGACGATTCCCGCGTCAGCGCAGACCGAAGCAATCGTGCTGCCGATGTAGCCAGCGCCTCCCGCGATCAGAACCTTCACTGAAAACAGCCCTTCGTTCGTCAGTCTGCCTACTGGCAGGAGCCTATCCATGATCAAGACGAGCTCTCGGCACAGGCGGTGGCATCAGACGCAGGTTGATAACACCCTCTGTCCGAACGCGAGGAGTTGAACAGCGCCGCCATCGCCTCCAACGAGTCCTTAGTGGGCTGACCAGCCGTGATCGGGGCGTGGTCAGCGGGGGGCCGCCGCTGACCACGCCCCGATCACGGGCGAGGCTTACACGGACAACGACGGCGCAGCGTCCAGATGACTCGCGATAGATGCGATGGCCTCCGCGTTGCCGTCGAACAGGTGCCCCTGCATGCCTGCTTCCCGGGAAGCCCCGATGTTGACAGCGACATCGTCGATGAAGAGGCAGTCTTCCGGCCGCACTCCCAAGGTGGCGCACGTGACTTCGAACGCTTGTGGGTCGGGCTTGCTGACCCCGATCTCGTGGGAGTAGACGATCTGATCCACCAGCTCGTCGAAGTGGTACAACGCCGTCTCCCGCTCCCGGGCGCCGACAAAGCTGTTGCTCAGGATGCCCAGCTTGCACTGCTGCCGCAGACCACGCACATAGGCGATGAACTCCTCATTCGGCGTTCCCAGATACTCAGTCCACAGATCAGCCATGAAGGCTTCGACTTGCGGCGCATCGAGACGGAGGTCAGCAGCGACGCGTGCGTGCACCTCGCGTTCGCTGATGCTCCTGACGCTCCCAGCTTGCCAAACGTCTTGCAGCCGCTCACGCACAGTGCCCAACGGCAACTCGAGCCGCTGTTCCCAGCGTTGCACCCATCCCGTTTCCGGCGTGATCTCCAGCACGCCACCAATGTCGAGAATGACGCAGGGCAAGGCCATACGAGTTCCCCCTCTTCGTTTCTGGTCGCATCATCGAGCACGCGCTCCCCCCGCTCGCGTGACCTATCCACAAACTGTCGACCCTCACCCCAGGGCAAGGTCAAGCGATCTTCGAGGCTTGTGGCAGCCCTGTCGCGAGCTGCCGCAGGTCTGGGAGTTGCCGTCAGAACTCGTCGACAGTCGCAGCCGCGGAGATGCAGATGCCCGTTCAGCTGGATCGGCGCGTAAGCGTCGACGATCCCCTTGTAGTCCGCCGGCAACTCCACTTCGAGCTTCTTCATGCAGCCGAGTCCATGCGGAAGCGTCTGCGTAGCCGCGAGACCGGTGGCAGCGTCGGCCTGTCGAGCGCCTCCTCCGTGGCTTATCAGCCGCCGGATGGAACGGGCGGACTCATCACCCGGTCCGGCCGACACTGGAGCTCCTGCCGCCTCGGCGATTGACGCCCGGGCTGCAGCGCCCGTGGTTCTGAGGATTCGGACCCGTGACACCCCCCGCAGGAGCTCGGCCGTTCGTCCCTTGCCGTGCACCTGGCCGTACGAGACCCGCCTGCTCTCGACCACTCAACGCCAGTATTGTCTGCTGCCATTGAGGTCAGCCAGCGACGTCAAGTTGGATGGCTCCATGGAACGTGTCGAGGCTGAGCTGTTCACTGAGGGTGGGAACGACGCAGTTGTGCGCCTGCCGGGCCGCCGGTTCCCCGGCGTCCTGATCCAGGGTGACAAGGCGGACGAGACACAGGCGGGCCAGGTGGTGCAGGACTTCAAGTCGGACCGGCCCAAGGAATGGGCCATGCGCCCCGCGGAGCTAGCAGATGTCGAGACGATCGCGGAGCTGCGGGCCATGGTGATGCGCCCGGACCTGGAGCGGTTGGGTCGGTTCGACGAACATCGGGTCCGGCAGCGGCTGCGGGATTCCTTCTCCCCGCAGCACACGTCGGTCATCTTGGCCGATGGCGCCTTCGCGGGCTGCGTCACATTGCGGCCGGCCGAGGACGGGCAGTGGCTGGAGCATTTCTATCTCGCCCGAGGTATCCAGGGCCGGGGGCTCGGTTCGGCTGTCCTGCGAACAGTGCTGTACCGGACCGATGCCGACGGCGTGCTCGTCCGCCTGAACGTCCTGCAGGGCAGCGCCGCCCAGCGGCTGTACGAGTGCCACGGGTTCACTGTGGAGGTTCAGGACCCGATCGACATCTACATGGTGCGATTGCCGGGTGCGGGCGCCCTCGGAACGTGAAGGGAACGCGGGCGTTCATGGGGTGTGTTATCCGTATGGGTCCGTGCGGCCTTGTGGCATCCTGCCTTTACCGGCATCTCCCGCCCCCATCTTGGTGATCCAGTCGAGGAGTTGGCCGCTCCGTGGACCGCGCGCCGCGAGTCCGCGCTCCAGCACCGGCGAGGGCAGGAAGGGAAAGCGGCAATACCGGGTCTTCCAGCGAGAGTTCGCGGTCTCCCCCGGAGCCATCCGGCGGTGAGGTCCGACGCGGCTCGGCTTCAGGTCAGCTGCCGGTGAGCATGCCGGTGCGGAGCTTGGTCAGAGTGCGAGTCAGGAGCCGGGACACGTGCATCTGGGAAACACCCAGTTCGGCACCGATCTGAGACTGGGTCATTTCCTGGCCGAAGCGCATCTCGACAATGTGGCGCTCCCGGTCGTCGAGCCGTTCCAGGAGCGGGGCCAGGGCGTGGAGGTCTTCCACGAGGTCCATGGCGGGGTCGCAGTCGCCAAGGCTCTCGGCATAGGTGAGGCCGCCGTCGGATCCGTCGGCGTTCCCACTGCTGGGGGTGTCGAGGGACCCGGCCATGTAGCCGTTGGCGGCCACCAGGCCCTCGATGACCTCATCGTCGTTCAGCTCGAGGTACTCGGCCAGCTCGTGAACGGTGGGCTGACGGTCCAGGGCTACTGCCAGCTGCTCTTTCGCCTTGGCCAGTTCGACGCGGAGTTCCTGCAGACGGCGGGGAACGTGGACGGCCCAACTGGTATCGCGGAAGAACCGCTTGATCTCGCCGACGATGCAGGGGATGGCGAAGGAGGTGAACTCGACTTCGCGTGACAGGTCGAAGCGGTCGATGGCCTTGATGAGGCCGATCGTGCCGACCTGGATGATGTCCTCCATCTCGCCGCTGCCTCGGTTGCGGAACCTGCTCGCAGCGAAGCGGACCAGGCTCTGGTTCATCTCGATGAGGGTGTTGCGGGTGTACTGGTGCTCGCGCGTGCCTTCCTCGAGGACCTGGAGCCGGTCGAAGAACAGCTTGGACAGGACCCGCGCATCCTTGGGCGCCACCTTGCCTGCTTCTTCGATCCATGGCAGGTCACCCACGAGCCGCTCGGCATGCGCCGCCGATGCCGCCTGCTTCAGCGCTACGGACGTTCCCTGTGCCTGTATCGACATCGTCACGTCGCCACCAATGCTCGTTTGACTGACAAACGGCGCCTGCCCCCGAAGTCCGCAGCCAACCCTCTTCTCAGGGAACCGCGCCTTGACCTCCAAGAACTTCGA
This portion of the Streptomyces sp. NBC_01750 genome encodes:
- a CDS encoding PucR family transcriptional regulator, which translates into the protein MSTPSDPVARVALAVLSQRDELIATLIAIIEREIAVLDHDERLHSLLEASVTENVVTSLHVMSNGIDPRTVDAPSSAVSYARRLAQRDVPMSALLRAYRLGQARSLDLVLDKAMQLPGANTASTVISLVGIIAAYVDRVSEQVARAYEDERERWVSSRGALRQHWVGQLLHAASPNVEQAEAALGYRMAGTHLAVEGWVNRGAGPVDAMGILERLSSLLQREFHARGEPLLVPTDEMDVRIWFPVKAACPAVDPDAVAMALSRAKLPVRVAIGNARPGLEGFRRSARSASRAKAVALAAGDAAPRAVSFAQVAPLALLADEPDELADFVADTLGGLSVDDPWRNSLRETLRVFLATNRSYAATAEQLTVHRNTVHYRVQQAVEKYGVLVEDNAFELQLALAICHWHGATVLRPALQ
- a CDS encoding phytoene desaturase family protein, yielding MSDAIVVGAGPNGLAAAVALARQGVAVTVVEAAEEIGGGARTSELTVPGVLHDHCSAVHPMAVASPYLQSLGLERYGLQWLWPEVDLAHPLASGRAGVMVRSIEETAGSLGADGPAWRGLFGPLASGFDALAEDLFRPIAHVPAHPAHLLRFGLRALLPATAIARRWRGEAARALFAGVAAHAFHPLTRPTSAAVGLMLTAAGHRYGWPVVRGGSRNLARALAALLKEHGGTIQTGVRVRSLEELPPASAVVLDVAPGAAADICGARMPSRVGRAYRKWRHGPGAFKVDLAVEGGVPWSNEECRRAGTVHLGGTLEEVVHAEREVGLGRMPRRPFVLLSQQYLADPGRSAGDVHPIYAYAHVPRGYTGDATQAVLDRIEQFAPGFRERIVGCFVRSTAELPLYNANYVGGDILTGANTALQVALRPRVALDPYSTGIPGVFLCSAATPPGPGTHGMGGFNAAQSALRFLTR
- a CDS encoding DUF3556 domain-containing protein: MGFVTPNLADFDLKEWRSRPYLQRIRPLAQHWAENGFGTPGAVYVLYLLKIVGYVLGGLAVTAATPGLGPIGDVASWWTEPIVYQKIVVWTLLFEVLGFGCGSGPLTLRFVPPVSAFLHWLRPGTVRLPPWPRQVPLTRGTRRTVFDVALYATVITSAVWLLLSPATSGPVPRENAVGLIEPVRLVPLALSLALLGLRDKTVFLAARGEQYGLTLLVFCFPFTDMIIGLKLVMVALWWGAATSKLNRHFPFVVAIMISNSPLQRVKWVKRKLYRDYPDDLRPSKVSGFAAHTGTVIEYVVPLVLLLSDGGVTTTAALTLMVVFHLHIMSTFPMGVPLEWNVFFIFSALFLFGHYAQIGVSSLDSPLLAALLLVCLVAVPVLGNAKPHLVSFLPAMRYYAGNWATSTWCFRRGTEEKLNAHITKAAGMAKDQLVALYGADLAELMLHKGMAWRSMHTHGRALNGLLSRALDDTEAYDLRDGEYVAGGVLGWNFGEGHLHNEQLLDAVQERCGFEEGELRVIMVESQPLHRQRQHYRIVDAATGRIEEGYVDVRDMVTRQPWLADDDASIPVRAVDGSARPVAAQAVTAHE
- a CDS encoding class I adenylate-forming enzyme family protein → MHFAELPDVRAAHSPNAPCLADDVVDLDNAEFLAEVRAAAAILRRRGIGSGDVVAVMLANRVEFVVALFAAWRLGAAVTPVNPALTANEAEYQLADSAAKVLIGQDGGPVVTVPRVDVADLRATADAAGSSTGAGESGGGPGAIPPAATDALALLIYTSGTTGRPKGVMLSHANLEAMSTMMVEASRVDQDDHSLLILPLFHVNGIVVSVLSSLLAGGRVTIAGRFKAEKFFRIVEAVRPTRFSAVPAIYAMLMELPESERPDTSSVRFAACGAAPMQADLIKRFEGRYGIPIVEGYGLSEGTCASTANPLEGLRKPGTVGVALPGQEVAVMDPSGRPLPQGLTGEVVVRGPNVMRGYLNRPEETARTVVDGWLRTGDVGRFDEDGYLVLVDRIKDLIIRGGENIYPKEIESHLYCHPGVFEAAVVGQSHEVFGEVPVAFVVLRPGANVTTESLLEHCRGSLSRFKIPERVIAVETLPKNPLGKTDKPALRAELVSHAFPAV
- a CDS encoding lamin tail domain-containing protein encodes the protein MSASRTARRIAATALAAGAVLSAVALPASAHDRDHHQQQSRVEISDVQADSPGRDNGTNRSLNAEWVEITNNTRRGVDLDGWTLRDSDGNRYRFDDVRLAGRATVRIHTGFGRDTRTDLYQGRRDYVWGNRSDTATLRDARGHVIDTESWGRGHRH
- the galE gene encoding UDP-glucose 4-epimerase GalE; the encoded protein is MKVLIAGGAGYIGSTIASVCADAGIVPVILDSLVTGRREFAAGREFYEGDIADGLLIDRIFTEHPDIAAVVHCAALIVVPDSVDDPVGYYQANVTKSLEFVAHLLRNRCERMVFSSSASIYRANDDLTVDEDSAIDPQSPYARTKAVCEAMFADIAATQPIRVLSLRYFNPIGADPKMRTGLQLRRPSHALGKMILAQEEDVPFSITGTDYPTRDGSGIRDYIHVWDLAGAHVSALTRFDAVLSGQSTSTVINLGTGTGTTVRELLDAFNSVTESPILFVDAEPRPGDVVGAYTRSDRASQFLDWQPQYSIAEGIGHSLQWAKLRNEVLAG
- a CDS encoding HAD family hydrolase translates to MALPCVILDIGGVLEITPETGWVQRWEQRLELPLGTVRERLQDVWQAGSVRSISEREVHARVAADLRLDAPQVEAFMADLWTEYLGTPNEEFIAYVRGLRQQCKLGILSNSFVGARERETALYHFDELVDQIVYSHEIGVSKPDPQAFEVTCATLGVRPEDCLFIDDVAVNIGASREAGMQGHLFDGNAEAIASIASHLDAAPSLSV
- a CDS encoding GNAT family N-acetyltransferase yields the protein MERVEAELFTEGGNDAVVRLPGRRFPGVLIQGDKADETQAGQVVQDFKSDRPKEWAMRPAELADVETIAELRAMVMRPDLERLGRFDEHRVRQRLRDSFSPQHTSVILADGAFAGCVTLRPAEDGQWLEHFYLARGIQGRGLGSAVLRTVLYRTDADGVLVRLNVLQGSAAQRLYECHGFTVEVQDPIDIYMVRLPGAGALGT